In Triticum aestivum cultivar Chinese Spring unplaced genomic scaffold, IWGSC CS RefSeq v2.1 scaffold66255, whole genome shotgun sequence, the DNA window GGTGGCGTCCGATGTTCGTGGATCATACATCATAAGGCGGCCCGTGGAGTCCCCCGTCTTGGTGACCATCTCGTGTTCTGACCTGTCGTAGTTCATCGAGCTGTGGGTGAAGTAGACTTGACCGGTGACTTGATCGACGTCAACCCCGTTGGTGAAGCGCAGCGGCATGCCATCAATCTGGTCGACCAACACGGTGGCCTCCCCGCCGCCGGGCGGCACACGCATAAGCCCTTTGTACGCATCGGCCACGTAGAGGTCGCCCGTTTTCTCGTTGAAGCGCAGGCCAAGCGGGCGGCCGCAGCGGCTCTCTATGTCCGCCTCGGTGCCAAACCTGGATGTGGTGCACGTTTCGCTGTCGTAGCCTGGTCCGTAGGCGTATGTCGTCCAGCCGAGCTTGGGCCCGTTCCACCTCAAGATGCGGCCGTCGGAGACGCCGCTGTAGGGGCCTCGGCCCTGAGCGTCGAAGGCGACGCTCTCGGGCCCGTGCACTTCTCCGGGCGGCAGGGG includes these proteins:
- the LOC123178049 gene encoding protein STRICTOSIDINE SYNTHASE-LIKE 3 yields the protein MGCSMSRLLKATVALVILVLLFMPGAMAAAAASFDASRAQQLPLPPGEVHGPESVAFDAQGRGPYSGVSDGRILRWNGPKLGWTTYAYGPGYDSETCTTSRFGTEADIESRCGRPLGLRFNEKTGDLYVADAYKGLMRVPPGGGEATVLVDQIDGMPLRFTNGVDVDQVTGQVYFTHSSMNYDRSEHEMVTKTGDSTGRLMMYDPRTSD